Genomic segment of Acidobacteriota bacterium:
TATCTCGAGGGATGTCACCAGTGGGATTCCACCTGCCACGAGAGTGGAGAGTGTCCTTGCAAACCGCGATATGGCGTAATGATGAATGATATTACCGATGAGAGGAATCTTCAATTTCAAGGCATCTAATCTAAGTCTTCCCGCACTTGTCCTGTTCCAGATATTGATGGAAAAGATTCCGATGACGATGATTGCCACTCCAAGAAAGATCCATTCACGCACGAAGAGGGCCAGTAGGATCAACGTCCTTGTTATTAATGGGAGATCTGCTTCGAAGGAAGCGTAAAACTCGTTGAACTTGGGAAGAATATAATAGATGAGCAGGAAAATCAGACCGATTGAGAGAGAGAAGATAACCGCCGGATAGATCATGGCGGAGATGACTCTCTTCCTCAGGGCGATGAGGATCTTTGTATAACTGATGTACCTCTTCAGAACGGTTGATATCTCGCCGCTTCTCTCCCCGGACGCCAGAGAAGAAGAGTAGATCTTCGGAAAGAGGTCCCCCTGCGCGTCGAAGGCCTCGGATAGAGCCGAACCACTCTTCACCCTGTTCCTTATATCGATAAGAGCCTTTTTAAACGTTTGATTCCTTCTTCGCTCGATAAGGATATCGAGACCGGTGATTATGGGAAGACCGGCCTTGATGAGTGCCGCTAACTCCTGGTTGAAGAAGAGGAATTCCTTGATTTTGATCCTCCTTCTCAGGACGAAGAAGGACTTCAGCATTTCTATGAAAGGATTCCTCTTCTTCACGGAGAGGATGAGATAATCTTTCTTCTCCAGGTCTTTCCTGAGGGACGCTTCGCTATCGTATGAATAGCTCCTCTCGAGGATCTCTCCCGAAACGTTCACGACTTTGCACTGAAACTCCGGCATACTAAACTCCGGCTCACTCATTTTATATTAGCCTGTATGGTCAGAAAGAGGGCGCGTTTGCTTCCCGGTTGCTTTGCCGCTCCCACTACGAGGAGTTTCCCATTTAACAGGCTAAGTGCCGTGTTCCATAACGGTTCTAACTTTCTCTCATTCCCTTTCCCGGTAAGTTTTTCCAGCGAGAATCTGCTGAATTTTATAATCCCTCTCTCTTCACTGGCATATTCGACCAGGAAGCTGACATGGTACTGTTCACCGATGGAGGAAGCCGCCTCGCTCCCTTCCATGCTGGTCATGATGACACTTCCTATCCTGCTGTAATTTGTCCATCTGGTGAAATCGCTCAGGGCCTCGCTGACACCTCTTATCTCCCTGGAGATGCTTTCAGTTCCTCCCCCCTCCTTCTCGGTTGCCATGATCAGGTTAATTATGATCTCGACGTTCTTTGGAGGCAGGTCATACCCCCTGATGGCCTCCTCTATCTTTTTCAGGTTCCCCTCGAAATCCTGCACCGTGATCGTCTTGAGTTTCGGCTGAATCGTCAGCGTCCCGAAATCGCTGAGCAGCGGTGTCACGAGAGCCGCGGCATCGTCGATATCTTTAAATTTAATCTGAAATACCTTCACCATGATCTCCTTCTCGGATAGAGCGTATATCTGGCTGAATGAAACAGCAGGAACCACAAGCACCAGGGAGAGTGTCAGGATCTTAAGAAGGAATCTCCTCATCATATATCCATGTTCTCATCAAAAATCATGATGACATCGGTATCGCCTACATGCATCGTTATCACTTTAGCCGTCGGTTGCAGAACGTTGTCAACGAGCGGCTCCGGCAGGAGGACAGGAGGTTTCTCATCAGATGTGTAATCCATCGTAACGGGCCCCCATCCGTCGGGTCGCTTCAGAGGATTCAGCGT
This window contains:
- a CDS encoding type II secretion system F family protein; its protein translation is MPEFQCKVVNVSGEILERSYSYDSEASLRKDLEKKDYLILSVKKRNPFIEMLKSFFVLRRRIKIKEFLFFNQELAALIKAGLPIITGLDILIERRRNQTFKKALIDIRNRVKSGSALSEAFDAQGDLFPKIYSSSLASGERSGEISTVLKRYISYTKILIALRKRVISAMIYPAVIFSLSIGLIFLLIYYILPKFNEFYASFEADLPLITRTLILLALFVREWIFLGVAIIVIGIFSINIWNRTSAGRLRLDALKLKIPLIGNIIHHYAISRFARTLSTLVAGGIPLVTSLEIAGNAIGNSLFTREIMSVARKVKEGEAMWESLEKTGLMSDMAIEMIKVGESTGSLEEMLGNVSDFTDEEIEQKVNTLLSLLEPMLLIFMAFVVGGMLLAIYLPLLKVYGRSQF